The Arachis ipaensis cultivar K30076 chromosome B05, Araip1.1, whole genome shotgun sequence nucleotide sequence GGCAATGCTAGCCTTCCAAATCAAGCTTGTAGCAGCTCTGATGGTGGGAATACTTGAATGTAGTCAAGTAATGTTAACCATTCTTCCATGGTAACTTAGGTATTTTCTAGGAGACATAACTTATTGTCCCAATGGCGGTTATTATGCCGTTGCGGACTTTCGTGTCCTGCATCAGGACTTAAAAGTGATCTTTTGCAGTTCAGAGGAGTAATTTTGGCGCTGCTGTGTGCATGCAAATTTGAAGAGCCAAACTAAGGTGGAGAACTAACTGCTGCTAATGCTACAACTTAAACCAAGGTGTTAAAACTGGTACTGTATTCACCCTGGGAAAGTTTGCTGTGTATGAAGGCAcagatatgttgttgttgttgttgtaatatTGAACATAATTGTTCTGGGCACAGTTAGAAATGTTTAATCAATTGTATTGTAGAAAGAAAGGGTTTAAATGTTTAATATTACTCCATAGTTTTGATtgtataaattaaatttataGGTTTGCTGTCTTTTAGAGGACATTCTGACTTTATTTTTCTAATAGAACAACATTAGGCAACTATTTTGCCTAAGATTCTCTATCATTTGGACACCATAGCTTGATAGCCAAGAGGTAGAGAAACTTCATTTTTGTTGTAAGCTGAAATGGATACTTGGAACTGAGTTTAGGAATTGATGGAGCTAATGGAGCTGTATTGGCTGTGCAATAGTTAACAAGTGATCATGTTTTCGTTTTTACTTTTCAAAAAGTAAGGTGAGCTACTAAGTTAAAATTATTGATATACACATGGACTGAGCGTTTGGTTTATTCCTGGAAAATAAGTTATGTGCTTGACTTGAGACATCATGTCTTTTTCTCCATCCACTGTTACTCTGATTCAGTCACTGTTGATGAGGACAACAGTAACGAACCTTAAAATCAAGTCTGAGACTCCAAATCTTTCTTTGAGTGGTCAATTTTAGTCTCCAATTTTTCCTTAACTAACTAGTTGATCTCTAAACTTACACATCATGACTTCCTGAGAGACAAATCAACAGTGATGCCTTTTGTTTGGGGACTGATTTGTTTTACTGTGTGCAAGTTTGGACCAACATGGTAATTAAGAAAAATTAGTATTAAAGTGACCACTTATGGCTGATTTTTTTTTGGGTGGACGTGAGATGGGTGATATTCTTTAATATGgtaattttgagtttttaaaaaaTGTGGAAGGTACATAAATTATTGGGTCCAATTACTGTaccttaaatattttatttttttgaagtaGAAAAATCGAAGGGttcaattttttgtatttttcataaATCGGAGAATTCGATTTTTGTATCCAAAAAAATCGAAGAATCTGATTTTTGTACTCCAAATTAATCGGTGTCACATTTGAGAGGAACACTCCAACAATTCataatcctaaaaaacactattCTCAacccaatattaaaaaaaaaaagtgaccaCTGACCactaaaaaaatgaaatgcatttaatgtagcgtttgttttgaggtactaggACAGAGACTGAGGGACTAAGActaagtatcatgtttgttggctcagagactggtactaaaatttctgtctctgtccctaaaatttcagtatttcagtatttcagtatttcagtatttCAGAGACTGAGGGatacaggggactgaaatttttaaagacaaagactgaaactttaataacattttatacctaaaatatactcatttcaattaattaattctaattttatcttttgtacaaattaaattagaatttcattcttgttttagtTTCTGTCTTCCATTTTataccaaacagaatactaaaatttatttctgtctcagtctcagtctcagtctttcagtctgtctctccaccaaacgctaccttagaatTTTACTTTAAAATCAATAGTGATGCCTTTTTTCTTTCGGGCAAGTTACAGTGTTACACCCTTGCACATACCCCTTCCCTTCTCCATGGATTCTATATAGCACCTCcctaattgttgttgttgtttttatttatttatttattttttaatttcttacctTATTCCTCCAATCTTGCATGACAAGGACTAAGCTGTTGTGAATCGGAGCATCATTTAGTTGTGAATGTATTTACTATTTAGCTAATAAAAGAGTGGATTAACAGGTACGTTAATGTTCATTAACACACTTACACACATTAGTAAATTATAAAACCAATGATAATTAAATTTTCACTTTCTCTTAGTTTAAAAATCTTCTTCCCTTCGAAATTGGCGGGATcaaatttatataatataatttgtATGTAACATAATAACATGACAACAGAGTGTGGATAATATTACCGAATCAGGTCCCTACAATATCAGGAGCAGCCATTTTTGGATACATGTGGTCCGTCGATTCTCCTGAACATAAAAGACGATGAACGGTTATGATGAAATCTTAAAGGGTATAGGGAGAAACACAAAAGAAGAGTGAGTGCtcggggtgagcacgggtagcgggtacccgattacccacccgaacccgaaccaaaccaatcaaattggttctggaaccgacgggtaatcgggtccaacccgaaccaaaccaataaCATTTGCTGatgattggttcgggtatcgatTTTGGGGGCgcggaacccgaaccaacccgtatacccgatcataattaattaaataatatatatatatatatatatatgactttttatGTGTTTTCTAACTCATAACCCTAATCATATCTCACTAATGTTTagattttaatatgttttagttttaGCTTCTTTCAAAGATTATTCACTAGATTTTTATAtttaacttctaatatttttattgcacttttatattttcattagaCAAGATTATttactattaatatgtttggattttgatgagtttaatttttaatgtatttggtatttAATATGTTTGCATTATTTctgttgatgttacatgtttagtgcatgtttgggcgccattattttgttaaaaaaagatcttttttcaatgaaaaaagatctttttttattttttaacgtgtttggcaaatttctagtagtaaaagtaaaagcactagtaaaataaaaaaaagatcttttttgagaagctgtaatttacatctttttttaaaagatcttttttccttaaaaaaaagatattttccatgtaataaataaacaaaaaagtacttttatattgttatacccaaacataattgattgataaaaagacctttttacatgacatatccaaacataaaattacttttacttctctataagatcttttaaaaaaagataactcgaaaaaagatcttttcttagaagctcacccaaacaagcccttattgtatttcttgaatttttaagataaaaatttgccaatttgattttttttttttatgaatttcaaagttatcgggtacccgctacccgaaccgaaccaatccgctCTTAATCGGTTTGGCTTGGTTCGAATACAAACACAAAAAAACgcaaatccgaaccaaaccaaaccaattactttttgatcggttcgattctaattttaccttgaacccgaaccaaaccgaccgTGCTCACCCCTAGTGAGTGCAGCAAAAGTCCAAATCCAAGCACCAATAACTCAACCACATAGGCGGAGCTTTCAATCAAACAGAAGAAACATCATCGTTTTCATCGACAATAGAATTCGGCATTCGCTAACCCTTCAAAAAGCAAATCATAGACACATTCAGTTACAATTAGAATACAAAACACACAAAATGGAGAGTAGAATAATGGCTGCGCTCAACTCCGTTACCTCTCCTCATCTGCCTTCTCATTCCCCGGTAACTCATCCGTTACAGTTACAGTTACCGTTACCGTTACGTCTAACTGATTTCAGTTTCCGATGTAACTAACCGCGAAACGGTTTTTGATATTTGAATCCACGTAACGCAGGGTCTGTTCGCGGTGGAGAACAGCATCAAGAGCTCCCAATGCAGCTTCTCAGCGGGCAGCAAGAAGGTGAGTTTTCCGAGGCAAAGGTGCAGTCACGTGACGAAGACTAGGGCGGCACGTGACGGTGGTGCTGGTGGTGCTCTCGGTGCCACGTGTCAGGCGGAGAAGATCCTGGTGGCGAACAGAGGCGAGATCGCGGTGCGAGTCATCAGAACCGCTCATGAGATGGGGATTCCGTGCGTGGCTGTGTACTCAACCATTGATAAGGACGCGCTTCATGTCAAGCTCGCTGATGATGCTGTTTGCATCGGTGAAGCGCCTAGCAGTCAATCGTGAGTTTCATCTCTCACTCCTCCAACTTGTTTCATGCTTGATTTGATTCTCCCTAATGGAAGAAACTTGTGCCGAAAGAActtttagtttttacttttttCAAATAATTCTATTGTTTGAACTTTGATTTTGCTGCATTTCTGTTGATTTGAAAGTAGATTATAATCTTCGGTTAGCGCTAGTTGTTTGACACTGATTAGTAAGGTCTAAAGTTCGAGTTTCTATTGATTTAAAAGTAGATTCTGATCTTAAGTAGAGCACAAGTGGTTTGAGACCAATTAGTAAGGTCTCAAGTTCAAGTAGTTGAGCGagctgaaattaaattaaattagaatctaATAGATCCTTTATACTTGTAGTTTGGGCGAAAATATACATTATATCATGTTTTTCTTACCTCTATGTAATATGGATAATGATGAATAGTAGGAAACTGAATTGTAATTCATGGTTTTCACATTTGATTTCTGTATATTTGTATTGATTATATATTATTTTGAGAAATCGAGTTTGCACTAAAAAGTGGTGCCTCTATGATGTAGTGTCCATGTATTTGTGCAGGTACTTATTGATTCCAAATGTTCTATCTGCTGCTATTAGCCGAAGATGCACAATGTTGCATCCTGGGTATGGTTTCCTTGCTGAAAATGCAGTGTTTGTTGAGATGTGCAGAGAGCATGGAATCAATTTTATTGGGCCAAATGTGAGTACTTGTGGTGTGGATTATGGAGTGTGTAGGATATTTCTCTCTTTCTACTGTTATTTTGGTTGAACtgaaatattttttgtttgagaCTTTCAGCCTGACAGTATTCGGGTTATGGGTGATAAATCTACTGCCAGAGATACAATGAAGAAAGCAGGTGTTCCTACGGTTCCGGGAAGTGATGGATTGTTACAGGTATCATACTTGACTTTGATTTGGTAAAAGTTTCAGATGCCTTCTATGTTGAAGTTGGAGGCGAATTCTGATTccatgcatgaatttaatgaaaaGTATTGTTACAGACCACAGAGGAAGCTATCAGGCTGGCAAATGAGATTGGTTTCCCTGTAATGATCAAGGTATATGAGCTTATTATTCTGGATTTCTAACCTTCTGCTTTATTGTCCCCATTTGAATAGACCTCCAGCTTTCCAGGATGACAGTGACACATTTAAGATGCTTAGTCTATATGCGCATGTACATGAGGATATACACAAGGGAGTCTCATTTGATACTGCTTTTTATTATGATCAATGATCTATAACTGTTGTGGAAATGGAGTGttagaatttaaaattatctAGAGCTGCTGGAGAAGATGGAGTGCATAGAATTAATCACATTAACTGACACACATATTTTTGTTTTAGGCAACAGCTGGAGGTGGAGGGCGTGGCATGCGCCTTGCTAAAGAACCTGATGAATTTGTAAAGTTATTACAGGTATATCTgtcaaaaaatatgttcttgcTCGAGTTGGTTTATTTTCATACTCTTAACAATCTGTATTCCATTAGCCATTACAATAATATCACGTGCAAATGGGCAATTTTGGTGAAAAGTCTATCGTTAAATTGTTTGCAGCAAGCTAAGAGTGAAGCTGCTGCTGCATTTGGTAATGATGGAGTTTATTTGGAAAAGTATGTCCAAAACCCAAGGCACATTGAGTTCCAGGTAATGTTGTCCTTTTATGTCTAAGGGAACTTTGTAACTTAACTAGAGCTTTCTAGAAGAACAGTGAGGGAATTAGATTTATTGAGATTGTTGATCTGTTGGAAATTTTCAAGTTGGGATTTCTTGTGTCTTTTGCATATTAGGCTCAGCAATACTCAATCTCTTGCATCAAACCCAGTTCTCCTTATCCTTGCAAAAGCTCTGAAATGAAATCTGAGCCGTAATATTATTCTGTTTGCTCATATCAATAATGACCTATAACTCTAAGCTCCAAAAGTTCCATAATGCGCAGTCTAAATAATTGGGTGTCTATATTCTAATTTCATTATGCAAAAGAAAATTTATGCACTGGGTTTTGACAAATTAGATAATCTTGTTATTGGTTCAGTAAATTTGAATTACTTTTGGATAATTTGGTTTAGGACCATCTGATAGCTTTATGTTCAGAATCCAGATTTGCAAATTAATTGGTTGAAGTATTGAACTGCTAACTTTTATTCAAACATTTTCAGTTTCAGTCTTCTACCATTTTTAAACATTTGGTTACATGCTTCAATCTATAATATTATGTATTTAATATCCAGATTTCCAATTCCAGAACCTGCATTAAATTTGCCCAAATTTTTCTTAATTCACCCCTCTGCTTCCTGACTTTGCAGGTTCTTGCTGATAAATATGGTAATGTAGTTCACTTTGGAGAACGTGATTGCAGCATCCAGGTACTATGAGCCGTAACTAATTTCTCTATTGTATTCTATCAaatctttcttctattttcttttaatttataaataaaggcTATTAACTTGTTTTCAACATATGAAAGCAAAAAAATGTTGGGGCTATATGGCTAGTTTtgtattttcattttcaattgttatatttttctgtAGTATTCACAAAACAACGCGTTATTATTGTTTCCTATTTTCAAAGCTCTGCTGATAGGCTATTGGATATCTAATAAGGTGTTgcttgaaaataataaattgatttAAAAGAATATGAGAAAAATGGAGGAAGAATACAGGAATTGATTTGCTTAGTAGTTTCAATGTTAAATACATTACAGAATGCGATAGAAAGATCCAAATATAGGCTATCTGATTATTTATGTACTTACCAGTCATAATCTCTGCTCCAAAAGTCCTACTTAGTCAGTTCTGTTTTGACTTCTCATAGAGGCGTAATCAGAAACTGTTGGAAGAAGCACCTTCTCCTGCATTGACCCCAGAGTTGCGTAAGGCAATGGGTGATGCAGCAGTTGCTGCAGCTGCATCTATAGGTTACATAGGTGTTGGAACGGTTGAGTTCCTCTTGGATGAAAGAGGTTCTTTTTACTTCATGGAGATGAACACTCGTATCCAGGTTGAAGCCAATTTCTAATACACTGGTTGTGATAAATAATTTAGGGTGTTCCAAATTTTTAGCACTTCTGATAGATTCTtggtattttttttggtgactggaATTAGGTTGAGCATCCGGTGACAGAAATGATTTCTTCTGTTGATTTGATAGAAGAGCAAATTCGTGTAGCTATGGGGGAAAAACTTCGATACAAACAGGTGTGAAGGAGATATTTTTTCTTGTGATTCATAAAAGTCTTGTTCTTATTGTAGTTTTGCCCTACAGGAGGATATTGTGCTCAGAGGACATTCTATTGAATGCCGTATCAATGCAGAGGATGCTTTCAAGGGTTTTAGACCAGGGCCAGGTATCTTGGTTTAACAGTGTATACATGTGAACAAAGATATAAGATTTTAATACCAGCTTCCTCATTTCATATGTATTATTTGCATACATCGCAACAGCTACATGCACACAACGTGTTTTCAGATCAATTAATTTCTttcatttgaaattgaaatcatgCCTGATCACTATTGAATGTTATCAGTTgcatttttatcattttttttttatgtttttgattAAAACTTGTAACAAAACTGAGGAATTTTTGCTGTTCCAACAACAGGTAGAATAACAGCATACTTGCCATCTGGTGGTCCATTTGTTAGAATGGACAGCCATGTTTATCCTGATTATGTGGTTCCTCCAAGCTATGACTCCCTTCTTGGAAAGGTGTGCCACCACATCCCTTTTATGTATAACTGATATCATCCTTCCTGGAAAGTTGTGCCTTAGTGTGATTTATTTGAAAGCTAGATATTCAAATGGATAAGAGGTAGAATGATCATCAAATTTATCACACGTCATACTCTTTGTTTCTTCAACATGGAGCAAAGTATTCATATTTCAGAGTTGCATGATCTTTATATTTCTAAATGCAAGCTTTTTTGATATTATGACATTCCTTGTTTGCTGATTGATGGGCTTCAATGATGAGGAGTTGGACTTAATATGCCCAGCTATCTGTTTGATATGTTCATTTTATTTGAAACtacttttcatatttttttatttgtgaaCTTCTGTAGCTTATTGTTTGGGCTCCAACAAGAGAAAAGGCAATTGAACGTATGAAAAGGGCACTTGATGACACAATTATCACAGGTAAAAGCACATGCATTGTGATTTATTCAATTGCTTACCTATATTTGGTGCAAGCCAATTGCACACCTGAAGCAAGGAGAGATTGAAAGATAGTCAAAAGCTCTTTCTGTTGCACATCTTATTGACTGTATTTTTGTGAAGAGAAAAATTGTTATAAACTCTCCATTTACTGTGATTTAATCAACAATTACATTCTTATTGCAGGGGTTCCTACTACAATTGATTACCATAAACTTATCCTTGACATAGAGGTGGGTGCACTTTAtgtatttctttatcatgtaacCTTTGGAAATGTTTGCTGGTGGCAATTGGTTAGATGAATAATACATAATCTCTGAATGTGTTACAGGATTTCAAAAATGGCAAAGTTGATACTGCTTTTATTCCAAAGCATGAAGAGGAGTTGGCAATGGTGACATTTTAATATATAACTGAtcatttttacattcttagcaaTGGTTTTAAGGATTTTACGTCAAACTTTATACTTTTGATGTGTCAAAATTTGTGGAAAGTTACTTCCGagagggtttttttttttatttcgtaTTTATTTAAGATAACCAAATCACTTGGTTTATGTACTCTTTGCAACTACAGTATAGATGTCAGAAGATGGAAAGAAGTTAGGCAAATAAGGCATATATCAGTTAAGAATAGATTGGCGTGCTGGGAGtttctattttgttcttaatCGTGAATGTATATCTACTATATATAAAGGGGATTGAGAAGGGTTTGGtgcataatttttctttttttaaaataccCTTTCCATATATTTATAAATCATAATGTGTAAAGCCATTTTCTTGTTCCAAAGACTTGAATCCAAGATCTTTTAATAGAAGGGTAAAGTACTTACCCAGAAACAGGTGGATTAATAGGCATGATAGTTAACATTAGTAAGAGTTAGTTAAGAGTAGTTAGATCCAATTGTTTAGTACAAGTAGAATTGATGGGGTAGACCTTAGTAGGAAGGTTGTCTGGTCATGTGAATAACCGAGTCTTGGTGGAAGTTGAGAGGTCTCTCAAATATCACCTCTACTTTTGCAATTCATCAATGAAAACTCTGTTATTCAAGTTGATAACCAAAACTTTTATGAGGAAGTTCTTCAATTTTTTGCTCTTTGCCCCGAGTACTATGTAATAGTTTATGATGAatccaatttttttaattaattactgtcCTCTACATATGCAGCCTCCTGTGAAGATGGTACTGGCCAAAGAATTCGCCGGCGTAAATGCATGATGGATATGATATGACATTTGGGATATCATCAAGAATGGCTGGCCTTGTTTTAATCACTCTCTCCGTGCATTTATgtgaaaattttaatgaaaattttGATAATTAACTTGGCACTATTGTCTTTGTTCTTGATACATTGTAAAAACCAAACTTCATGTTTGGTTCTATTGCTAATATCAAATACTGGTGCTAGAAAGTGCGAGTACCCCTTTGCAATTCTTCAAGATTCATAGTTGTATTGTGACTGATgaaatattctaaatttttgttttcCTAAACTTCTTAAAAATTATAGGGTAaattatttatttcccttgtcaTTGTGTGATTAACACTACTTCTGATTGATATTCAGGTTAGGTTACAATCTTATATGACATTGTATCTTTGTATTTTATAAAATGATAGTAATTTCTGATATAAATATGATACCTCTCCTACACTAAGTATATACTTGACAAATTAAGGGGTGTCATATAACCTTAGTAGAGAGAGTCTAATTTACCCGACTTGATATCACAAAAGACAGAATCTAATAATGTGCTCACGTATTATTTCATATCCTAAAAAATTTACAGGTCAAAAAAGATTTTGCCTAGGATACTTTTCTATTTTGCCCTCATACTATAGACATATATATAACTGCAGGAACAAAGGACATCTTCATATGTTCATCATCATTGTCATCACCACCATATTCTCTAAGGTACACATCCTTCCTCACAAGCAAGTTGCTatctttatttacttttatttcatacatatattatatatgatAATATAAACTTGAAATTGTTTCATGCTACAGCAACACCAGCCAAAGAAACAGGAGGACCAGAGCAGGGAGACGTGGAGCAATCAAGTGGCTTCATCACACCAGGCAAGCACTTCTCTTGGTAATCATCGTTTCTGATGTGTGTCTCACGGCATTCTGCACTACAAAAGGCCCTCTCCCCTCTGCAATGCATAATACGGACCACACATAATTTTTAATAAGTGAGAAAGTCAAATCTTAATTTGCACTCCATAAGGGGGGAATATGCATGTGCCAATTTGGCAGAGAAAAAGGGCAGGCCTTAAATAGGGATACATGAGAAGATTTTATAAATGTcagaaaaaatttatatattaataacaTCATGCAAAAGTTTTATATACTAAATTTGACATAAATGAGCCCTTTGCAGAGTAGGTAAAACCACTGGTGGACATTCCNNNNNNNNNNNNNNNNNNNNNNNNNNNNNNNNNNNNNNNNNNNNNNNNNNNNTGAATCTGGAGCACATGGAAGGCAAGTGTTAACTTTAGAAGATTTTTCTTTAATTGGTCCCAACAAGGTTGGAGAAAAAACTAATGGCTATGCTTGATCAGTAAATCAACGTCTCACTGAAGATTCTAAGGAAAATGCATACAACAGCATGCGAACACATTGTGTAAAGTGCAACAATGCCATTGGGAGGGTTACATAGTCCTAAAAACTGCAGCATTTATAGTTTAGGACCGAATAAAGGAAACATAAACTTCAATTCACAGTTGGGACAAACACTATACTTGCAATCACAGGAGTCTAATCCTGAACAAGTGATTGCTTATGATTATGAATTTTCTTAAAGaagtaaaggaaagaaaaattaAAGCTAAAACATCTAATGGCAATTGGTGAgagatttgaaattttatttcaattatacATGATGACAGAATGGTTATATTGTAAGCTTCTGCTATAGTTTGCAACATGTAAATACATGACATAATCGTAATTCTACATACCAAACCAACAACACCTCTAAATTCCTGATGCTTCCACAAATTCGTGGTTCCATTCAAGTATAATATTAAACGGAAAATTGAGATGTGACACAAGTTAACAATAAAAACGAACTTAAGCAGGAAGAAAACATAGTAAAACTCCAGAGATTCAGTAACATTAAGTACCAAAACCATAAACCTG carries:
- the LOC107644498 gene encoding biotin carboxylase 1, chloroplastic, with the protein product MESRIMAALNSVTSPHLPSHSPGLFAVENSIKSSQCSFSAGSKKVSFPRQRCSHVTKTRAARDGGAGGALGATCQAEKILVANRGEIAVRVIRTAHEMGIPCVAVYSTIDKDALHVKLADDAVCIGEAPSSQSYLLIPNVLSAAISRRCTMLHPGYGFLAENAVFVEMCREHGINFIGPNPDSIRVMGDKSTARDTMKKAGVPTVPGSDGLLQTTEEAIRLANEIGFPVMIKATAGGGGRGMRLAKEPDEFVKLLQQAKSEAAAAFGNDGVYLEKYVQNPRHIEFQVLADKYGNVVHFGERDCSIQRRNQKLLEEAPSPALTPELRKAMGDAAVAAAASIGYIGVGTVEFLLDERGSFYFMEMNTRIQVEHPVTEMISSVDLIEEQIRVAMGEKLRYKQEDIVLRGHSIECRINAEDAFKGFRPGPGRITAYLPSGGPFVRMDSHVYPDYVVPPSYDSLLGKLIVWAPTREKAIERMKRALDDTIITGVPTTIDYHKLILDIEDFKNGKVDTAFIPKHEEELAMPPVKMVLAKEFAGVNA